One window of Amaranthus tricolor cultivar Red isolate AtriRed21 chromosome 13, ASM2621246v1, whole genome shotgun sequence genomic DNA carries:
- the LOC130798504 gene encoding late embryogenesis abundant protein D-34-like, whose product MATEQPPPENEQPIKYGDVFFVSDQVANKPILPEDAAAMEAGERAVLGQSPLFGPASIMKYAASINVESGHVGPNSISNEGVKVTDSDMNGIRVVTESVNDEVVGQYVEPDFTGVSVGHGAPTLDRESITIGEALEAVALSAGDHPVDSADAAAIEAAEKRALGVDTLPKGGLGEEAHQAAEFNAKILQVEIRTTMDDILRDASEKLLADKAVTQEDARAILEAEAQNDPAHAVTAGGVGEMMSAAANINDPHS is encoded by the exons atggcTACAGAACAACCTCCACCAGAGAATGAACAGCCCATAAAATATGGTGACGTATTCTTTGTCTCGGACCAAGTTGCAAATAAGCCCATTTTACCAGAAGATGCGGCGGCCATGGAGGCTGGAGAGCGAGCTGTTTTGGGCCAAAGCCCACTTTTTGGCCCAGCTTCTATTATGAAATACGCAGCTTCAATTAACGTAGAATCTGGACATGTTGGCCCAAATTCGATTTCAAATGAAGGTGTTAAGGTCACTGATTCTGATATGAATGGTATCCGGGTTGTCACTGAATCCGTTAACGatgag GTAGTAGGGCAATACGTTGAACCGGATTTTACAGGCGTAAGTGTGGGTCATGGAGCACCAACACTAGATAGAGAATCTATCACAATTGGAGAAGCCTTAGAAGCCGTGGCTCTTTCTGCCGGAGACCACCCTGTCGATAGTGCCGATGCAGCCGCCATAGAGGCTGCTGAGAAAAGAGCTCTCGGTGTCGACACCTTACCCAAGGGTGGTCTCGGAGAGGAAGCCCATCAGGCAGCTGAATTTAACGCCAAAATATTACAAGTTGAAATTAGGACTACTATGGACGACATTCTTAGG GATGCAAGTGAAAAATTGTTGGCAGATAAGGCAGTAACACAAGAAGATGCAAGAGCAATATTAGAAGCAGAGGCCCAAAATGATCCAGCCCATGCAGTAACTGCTGGGGGAGTTGGTGAAATGATGTCTGCAGCTGCAAATATAAATGATCCTCATTCCTAA